One Rhodospirillales bacterium genomic window carries:
- a CDS encoding aspartate kinase, producing the protein MARIVMKFGGTSVADLERIRAVAARVKRERDAGHEVAVVVSAMSGVTNQLVTWVNELRGRAAHDPGAALAADREYDVVVATGEQVTTGLTALALQALGLKSRSWLSWQIPIMSDEAHSKARIDSIAAEDLLAAMAAGEVPIVPGFQGVTRNGRVTTLGRGGSDTSAVALAAALKADRCDIYTDVDGVYTTDPRIVAKARKLDKITYEEMLEMASVGAKVLQTRSVELAMKQGVRLQVLSSFSDAPGTLVVDEDEIVEKALVSGVAYSRDEAKITLAAVADRPGVAAAVFGPLADANVNVDVIVQNVSADGKTTDLTFTVTKADLDRAVAILEARKKDLGYAGLIQDKNVVKVSVIGVGMRSHAGVALGMFRALAEKGINIQAITTSEIKISVLIAEEYTELAVRALHSAYGLDAD; encoded by the coding sequence ATGGCGCGGATCGTGATGAAATTCGGCGGCACCTCGGTCGCGGACCTGGAGCGCATCCGGGCGGTGGCCGCGCGCGTCAAGCGCGAGCGCGACGCCGGTCACGAGGTTGCGGTGGTGGTTTCGGCCATGTCCGGGGTCACCAACCAACTGGTCACCTGGGTCAACGAACTCCGCGGTCGCGCGGCGCACGACCCCGGCGCGGCGCTCGCCGCCGATCGCGAATACGACGTGGTGGTGGCAACCGGCGAACAGGTGACCACGGGCCTGACCGCGCTCGCGCTGCAAGCGCTCGGCCTTAAATCGCGCTCCTGGCTATCCTGGCAAATTCCGATCATGAGCGACGAGGCCCATAGCAAGGCGCGCATCGACTCGATCGCGGCCGAGGATTTGCTGGCGGCGATGGCCGCGGGCGAGGTGCCGATCGTGCCCGGTTTTCAGGGCGTGACGCGAAACGGGCGGGTGACCACGCTCGGGCGCGGCGGCTCCGACACCAGCGCGGTGGCGCTGGCGGCCGCGCTCAAGGCCGACCGCTGCGACATTTATACGGACGTGGACGGGGTTTACACCACCGATCCGCGCATCGTTGCCAAAGCGAGGAAGCTCGATAAAATCACCTACGAAGAAATGCTCGAAATGGCTTCGGTCGGCGCGAAGGTTCTGCAGACGCGCTCGGTCGAACTGGCGATGAAGCAGGGCGTCCGGCTGCAGGTGCTGTCGAGTTTCTCCGACGCGCCCGGAACCCTGGTGGTGGACGAGGACGAAATCGTGGAAAAAGCCCTGGTCAGCGGCGTCGCCTACAGCCGCGATGAAGCGAAAATCACGCTCGCGGCGGTTGCCGACCGACCCGGCGTGGCCGCGGCCGTATTCGGCCCGCTCGCGGACGCCAATGTCAACGTCGACGTGATCGTCCAGAACGTCTCCGCCGACGGCAAGACCACGGATCTCACCTTCACCGTGACCAAGGCGGACCTGGATCGCGCCGTCGCCATCCTGGAGGCGCGCAAGAAGGACCTCGGCTACGCCGGGCTGATCCAAGACAAGAACGTGGTCAAAGTCTCGGTTATCGGCGTCGGCATGCGCAGCCACGCCGGCGTCGCGCTCGGCATGTTCCGCGCGCTCGCCGAGAAAGGCATCAACATCCAGGCGATCACCACGTCGGAAATCAAGATCAGCGTTCTGATCGCCGAGGAATACACCGAACTCGCCGTCCGCGCGCTGCATTCGGCCTACGGTCTCGACGCCGACTAA
- the ubiG gene encoding bifunctional 2-polyprenyl-6-hydroxyphenol methylase/3-demethylubiquinol 3-O-methyltransferase UbiG, producing MAAPRTRLRPTPRRYPSTRDEDEIARFEADAGDWWRSDGAFAALHRLNPVRIAFIRDAVLAHFGRSGRGASSKYARGDSPARPLKGLDVLDVGCGGGIVCEPLARLGARVTGIDAGADNVRAAALHARASRLDITYRTAAPEDLIRDKARFDVVLNMEVIEHVAEPGAFVETCAALVRPGGLMVLATLNRTLKSLLLGKIAAEYVLGWIPPGTHDWSKFVRPDELAGMLANAGCVAIRRAGVAFDPWRGEWRLADDLGVNYMMAAAKERKRDPARRRGPARPVQLSRRGRPGRGKTSMPSSSRRRVSSGLASP from the coding sequence ATGGCCGCTCCCCGCACCCGCTTGCGCCCGACGCCCCGGCGCTACCCCTCGACGCGAGACGAGGACGAAATCGCCCGCTTCGAGGCCGACGCCGGGGATTGGTGGCGATCCGACGGCGCCTTCGCGGCGCTGCACCGCCTCAACCCGGTCCGCATCGCCTTTATCCGCGACGCCGTCTTGGCGCACTTCGGGCGCTCCGGTAGGGGCGCGTCATCCAAATATGCGCGCGGGGATTCGCCCGCGCGCCCGTTGAAGGGCCTCGACGTGCTCGATGTCGGCTGCGGCGGCGGCATCGTGTGCGAGCCGCTCGCCCGGCTCGGCGCGCGCGTGACCGGGATCGACGCCGGCGCCGACAACGTGCGCGCAGCCGCCCTGCACGCCCGCGCCTCGCGTCTCGACATCACCTATCGCACCGCCGCGCCCGAAGACTTGATTCGCGACAAGGCCCGCTTCGACGTCGTGCTCAACATGGAGGTGATCGAGCACGTCGCCGAGCCGGGCGCGTTCGTCGAAACCTGCGCCGCGCTGGTGCGGCCGGGCGGGCTGATGGTGCTCGCCACCCTCAACCGCACGCTGAAGTCGCTGCTGCTCGGCAAGATCGCGGCGGAATACGTGCTCGGCTGGATACCGCCCGGTACCCACGATTGGAGCAAGTTCGTCCGGCCGGACGAACTGGCGGGCATGCTTGCGAACGCGGGGTGCGTCGCCATCCGCCGGGCGGGTGTCGCGTTCGATCCGTGGCGGGGCGAATGGCGTCTCGCCGACGATCTCGGCGTCAATTACATGATGGCGGCGGCGAAAGAGAGAAAGCGCGATCCAGCGCGGCGGCGCGGGCCGGCGCGGCCTGTTCAGCTGTCGCGACGGGGACGGCCCGGCAGGGGAAAAACCTCAATGCCCTCGTCGTCGAGGCGGCGGGTGTCGTCCGGGCTGGCCTCGCCGTAG
- a CDS encoding DUF1178 family protein yields the protein MILYQLRCAKNHEFEAWFKGSAGFEAQNRKGAVECPFCGSTKIAKAPMAPNVIGRGVVGSRGDVESKDDAAHTIAGKVAEAFGKIRRHVEENCDYVGDAFPEEARRIHYGEKKPERGIYGEASPDDTRRLDDEGIEVFPLPGRPRRDS from the coding sequence ATGATCCTTTATCAACTCCGCTGCGCGAAAAATCACGAGTTCGAAGCCTGGTTCAAGGGCAGCGCCGGCTTCGAGGCGCAGAATCGCAAGGGCGCGGTCGAATGCCCGTTTTGCGGCTCGACCAAGATCGCCAAGGCGCCGATGGCGCCCAACGTCATCGGCAGGGGCGTGGTCGGAAGCCGCGGCGATGTGGAGTCCAAGGATGACGCCGCCCACACCATCGCCGGCAAAGTGGCGGAGGCGTTCGGCAAGATCCGCCGTCACGTCGAGGAGAACTGCGATTACGTCGGCGACGCCTTTCCCGAGGAAGCCCGCCGCATTCATTACGGCGAAAAGAAGCCGGAGCGCGGCATCTACGGCGAGGCCAGCCCGGACGACACCCGCCGCCTCGACGACGAGGGCATTGAGGTTTTTCCCCTGCCGGGCCGTCCCCGTCGCGACAGCTGA
- a CDS encoding glycosyltransferase family 1 protein produces the protein MKKAILFTGDVLHGNVARMLAGLARGLAACGVGASLLDVRRPDFAETLRRAVAGGEADFFVSATGLGLDLRAENNLFDRIGLPLVSIYFDPLVGYADQVLVPIRRRIVTTVSDCDLDYWHAVAPAIAVRHLPHAAEPGSGRPWAERDIALLFPATGCENPERTRESWIRHGAKVAAELNAVLENHLAAPLRPLTAAIEEILGGRLDVRNPYAIHPYFATLDVYLRAHARWRLLESLRGLPVTVAGGGWDAFAARHADCGFVFLGVRPADEIQALMARAKIVLNACTGFHGTHERVFDAQAAGAAAATVPTRWFDAHAPEEAVIRLDMADAADNIGRRLARNRETERIAANGRAWQAQHHTWKHRARDLMAWIGAV, from the coding sequence ATGAAGAAGGCCATACTGTTCACCGGCGACGTACTCCACGGCAACGTGGCACGCATGCTGGCGGGATTGGCGCGGGGCCTCGCCGCTTGCGGCGTGGGTGCGTCCCTGCTCGACGTTCGCCGGCCGGACTTCGCCGAAACGTTGCGGCGGGCGGTCGCAGGCGGCGAAGCGGATTTCTTCGTCAGCGCGACCGGTCTCGGTCTCGATCTCAGGGCCGAGAACAACCTCTTCGACCGGATCGGGCTTCCGTTGGTTTCGATCTATTTCGACCCGCTGGTCGGCTACGCCGATCAGGTTTTGGTTCCGATCCGACGGCGGATCGTCACTACGGTGTCCGATTGCGATCTCGACTATTGGCATGCCGTCGCGCCGGCGATTGCGGTTCGCCATTTGCCGCACGCGGCCGAGCCGGGATCGGGCCGGCCGTGGGCGGAGCGCGACATTGCGCTCCTGTTTCCGGCCACCGGATGCGAGAATCCGGAACGGACGCGGGAAAGCTGGATCCGACACGGCGCCAAGGTCGCCGCGGAATTGAACGCGGTGCTCGAAAACCACCTCGCCGCGCCGCTGCGCCCGTTGACCGCGGCCATCGAAGAGATTCTCGGCGGCCGGCTCGATGTCAGGAACCCCTACGCGATCCATCCGTACTTCGCGACGCTCGACGTTTATTTGCGAGCCCATGCGCGCTGGCGACTGTTGGAGTCGCTTCGAGGGCTGCCGGTGACCGTGGCCGGGGGCGGATGGGACGCGTTTGCCGCGCGTCACGCGGACTGCGGTTTCGTTTTTCTCGGCGTGCGTCCGGCGGACGAGATTCAGGCGTTGATGGCGCGCGCGAAGATCGTGCTCAACGCCTGCACCGGATTTCACGGAACCCACGAGCGGGTATTCGACGCCCAAGCCGCGGGCGCGGCGGCCGCGACCGTGCCGACGCGCTGGTTCGATGCGCACGCCCCCGAGGAGGCGGTTATTCGACTCGACATGGCCGACGCGGCGGACAACATCGGCCGTCGGCTCGCGCGCAATCGGGAGACGGAGCGGATCGCGGCCAACGGTCGGGCTTGGCAGGCGCAACATCACACATGGAAGCACCGCGCGCGGGACCTTATGGCGTGGATCGGAGCCGTCTGA
- a CDS encoding carbon-nitrogen hydrolase family protein, translated as MFTVACVQITSAREPDINIPVAVDLVRRARDRGADFILLPEIVNMLEPKRDAVLAKARPEAEDPALAAFRDLARKTGAWLLAGSLVVKTESEPERVANRSFLLAPDGTVAARYDKIHMFDVDLGEGERYHESRTYRPGDRAVTADLPWGRLGMTVCYDMRFPQLYRALAKRGADFFSVPAAFTRPTGRAHWHVLLRARAIENGTFVFAPAQCGEHADGRKTYGHSLIVDPWGEVLADGGEEPGIVVARIDPARVAEARAKVPAISSDREFS; from the coding sequence ATTTTCACCGTCGCCTGCGTACAGATCACCTCGGCGCGCGAACCCGACATTAATATCCCCGTCGCCGTCGATCTGGTCCGACGCGCGCGCGACCGGGGCGCCGATTTCATTCTGCTGCCGGAAATCGTCAACATGCTGGAGCCGAAGCGCGACGCCGTGCTGGCCAAGGCGCGGCCCGAGGCGGAAGACCCGGCATTGGCGGCGTTTCGCGATCTTGCGCGCAAAACCGGGGCGTGGCTGCTCGCGGGCTCGCTGGTGGTCAAGACCGAGAGCGAGCCGGAGCGCGTCGCCAACCGCTCGTTCCTGCTTGCGCCCGACGGAACCGTCGCCGCCCGCTACGACAAGATTCACATGTTCGACGTCGATCTGGGCGAGGGCGAGCGCTACCACGAATCGCGCACTTATCGCCCCGGCGATCGGGCGGTGACGGCGGACCTGCCGTGGGGGCGGCTCGGCATGACCGTCTGCTACGACATGCGCTTTCCGCAGCTCTACCGCGCCCTGGCGAAAAGGGGCGCGGACTTCTTTTCGGTGCCGGCGGCCTTCACCCGGCCGACCGGACGGGCGCACTGGCACGTGTTGCTGCGCGCGCGCGCGATCGAAAACGGCACCTTCGTCTTCGCTCCGGCCCAATGCGGCGAGCATGCGGACGGGCGCAAGACCTATGGCCATTCGCTGATCGTCGATCCGTGGGGCGAAGTGCTCGCCGACGGCGGCGAGGAGCCGGGCATAGTGGTCGCGCGCATCGACCCGGCCCGCGTTGCCGAGGCGCGCGCCAAGGTGCCGGCGATTTCGAGCGATCGGGAGTTTTCCTAA
- the grxC gene encoding glutaredoxin 3: MPKIEIYTTALCPYCRRAKALLDKKGVAYTEYEVDVTPGKLDEMLKRAEGRRTVPQIFIDGKSIGGSDDLHALDRQGKLDTLLGLAA; this comes from the coding sequence GTGCCCAAGATCGAAATCTACACCACCGCGCTCTGCCCCTATTGTCGGCGGGCTAAGGCGCTGCTCGACAAGAAGGGTGTCGCCTACACCGAATACGAGGTGGACGTCACGCCGGGCAAGCTCGACGAAATGCTGAAGCGCGCGGAAGGCCGGCGCACGGTGCCGCAAATCTTCATCGACGGCAAAAGCATCGGCGGGTCCGACGATCTCCACGCCCTCGATCGCCAGGGCAAGCTCGATACGCTGTTGGGCCTCGCGGCCTGA
- a CDS encoding PQQ-dependent sugar dehydrogenase, which produces MSSRLVIVFCLVLPLAWTGAAFADPVVGPRPQAVDDIPSEGAPGHRVETWIGGLEAPWSLAFLPDARAGESPRASSNDGPLSGRALVSERPGRIRLIQNGALRPEPYARIDVATGGEGGLMGLALHPDFPRAPFVYVMHTYFPGPLPAFARRNKVIRLRHLGDTGAFDRVVLDGIPGALNHNGGRIGFGPDRMLYVTTGEIYEAELAQDPASLAGKILRVTPEGDVPADNPISGSPVWSLGHRNPQGLAWQPANGDLFASEHGPSGEFGLGGHDEINLILRGANYGWPRAVGAPNVAAYRDPLVVWKTPTTPPSGIAFWRGDLYVATLRSQALMRIALARAGNDYRITRIERWFAHGDNRPGRLRDAVAGPDGALYVLTNNRDGRGRPREGDDRILRITRP; this is translated from the coding sequence ATGTCCAGCCGCCTCGTGATCGTTTTTTGCCTGGTTCTGCCGCTCGCCTGGACGGGCGCGGCTTTCGCCGATCCCGTGGTCGGGCCGAGGCCGCAGGCGGTGGACGATATCCCGAGCGAAGGCGCGCCCGGCCACCGGGTGGAAACCTGGATCGGGGGGCTGGAGGCGCCCTGGTCGCTCGCGTTTCTGCCCGACGCGCGCGCGGGCGAATCCCCGCGCGCATCATCGAATGATGGGCCCCTATCGGGGCGCGCCCTGGTCAGCGAGCGGCCGGGTCGTATCCGCCTGATCCAAAACGGCGCGCTAAGGCCCGAACCCTACGCCCGGATCGACGTCGCCACCGGCGGCGAAGGCGGCCTGATGGGCTTGGCGCTCCATCCCGATTTTCCGCGGGCACCTTTCGTCTACGTCATGCACACCTATTTTCCGGGGCCGCTGCCGGCGTTCGCCCGCCGCAACAAGGTCATCCGCCTCCGCCATCTCGGCGATACGGGCGCGTTCGATCGCGTCGTGCTCGACGGCATTCCGGGCGCCCTCAACCACAACGGCGGGCGGATCGGCTTCGGCCCCGACCGCATGCTCTACGTAACGACCGGGGAAATCTACGAAGCGGAGCTGGCCCAGGACCCCGCTTCCCTCGCCGGAAAAATTCTGCGCGTCACCCCCGAAGGCGACGTTCCCGCCGACAATCCCATTTCCGGATCGCCGGTCTGGTCGCTCGGCCACCGCAACCCGCAAGGGCTCGCCTGGCAGCCGGCGAACGGGGACCTGTTCGCCTCCGAGCACGGACCGTCGGGCGAATTTGGCCTCGGCGGCCACGACGAAATCAACCTGATCCTCCGGGGAGCCAATTACGGCTGGCCGCGCGCCGTCGGCGCGCCGAACGTGGCGGCCTACCGCGATCCGCTGGTGGTCTGGAAGACGCCGACCACGCCGCCCTCGGGCATCGCCTTCTGGCGCGGCGATCTTTACGTCGCGACGCTCCGCAGCCAAGCGCTGATGCGCATCGCGCTCGCCCGCGCCGGAAACGATTACCGGATCACGCGCATCGAGCGCTGGTTCGCGCACGGTGACAATCGTCCCGGGCGGCTGCGCGACGCCGTCGCCGGGCCCGACGGGGCGCTGTACGTGCTCACCAACAACCGCGACGGCCGCGGGCGGCCGCGCGAGGGCGACGACCGGATTCTGAGAATCACTCGACCCTGA
- a CDS encoding ComF family protein → MAQERVAVHDAAGSGIARAIRWGLDALLPPRCLVCGRVVESEALCADCWRGLRFLARPVCEACGVPFEADPGPGALCGACAAERPAFARARAAFVYDEASRGLILGFKHGDRTDAAPAFGTWLQRAGAELLADADVLAPVPLHWTRLFARRYNQAALLARALGERTGIPVEAGLLARRRRTPAQGKLNPSARERNLRGAIAVPEKARVAGRRILLIDDVLTTGATANACARALMAAGASAVDVLTLARVIRVE, encoded by the coding sequence ATGGCACAAGAAAGGGTTGCCGTGCACGACGCCGCCGGCAGCGGGATCGCCCGGGCGATCCGCTGGGGTCTCGACGCGCTGCTGCCGCCGCGCTGCCTGGTGTGCGGTCGGGTGGTGGAGAGCGAGGCGCTGTGCGCGGACTGCTGGCGCGGACTTCGTTTCCTCGCCCGGCCGGTATGCGAAGCGTGCGGCGTTCCGTTCGAGGCCGATCCGGGCCCCGGCGCGCTCTGCGGCGCGTGCGCGGCCGAGCGGCCGGCGTTCGCCCGCGCCCGGGCCGCGTTCGTCTACGACGAGGCAAGCCGGGGCCTGATTCTCGGCTTCAAGCACGGGGACCGCACCGACGCCGCGCCCGCCTTCGGCACCTGGTTGCAGCGCGCGGGCGCCGAACTGCTGGCCGACGCCGACGTGCTGGCGCCGGTGCCGCTGCATTGGACGCGGTTGTTCGCGCGCCGCTACAATCAGGCGGCGCTGCTCGCGCGCGCGCTCGGGGAACGGACGGGGATTCCGGTCGAGGCCGGGTTGTTGGCGCGCCGCCGCCGCACGCCCGCGCAGGGAAAACTGAATCCGTCGGCGCGCGAACGCAACCTCCGGGGCGCGATCGCGGTGCCGGAAAAGGCCCGCGTCGCCGGGCGGCGAATCCTGCTGATCGACGACGTGCTGACCACCGGCGCGACCGCCAACGCCTGCGCCCGCGCGCTGATGGCCGCCGGCGCTTCCGCCGTCGACGTGCTGACGCTCGCCCGCGTGATCAGGGTCGAGTGA
- a CDS encoding methyltransferase domain-containing protein, whose protein sequence is MSEIPVVFNRRAVRRHRDRAAARFAEHDFLFREVAERLLDRLDDVTRAFPLALDLGCRAGAIGRMLGGRGKVETLIQCDLSEAMANAASGLAAVADEEALPFAPATFDLVLSALALHWTNDLPGALLQIRRALKPDGLFLGALFGADTLQELRRALTEAELEVAGGASPRVAPFADVRDLGALLQRAGFALPVVDRDTITVSYTDPLRLMRDLRGMGEANAVAARPKRFSRRALFAAATERYLRVSRGAGSDGRVPATFQVIFLTAWAPHPGQQRPLKPGSATTRLAQALDAETRNPRR, encoded by the coding sequence ATGTCGGAAATACCCGTGGTCTTCAATCGCCGCGCCGTGCGCCGCCACCGCGACCGCGCCGCCGCCCGCTTCGCCGAACACGACTTCCTGTTCCGCGAGGTGGCCGAGCGCCTGCTCGACCGCCTCGACGACGTGACCCGCGCCTTTCCGCTCGCCCTCGACCTCGGCTGCCGCGCGGGCGCTATCGGCCGGATGCTGGGCGGGCGGGGCAAGGTCGAAACCCTGATCCAGTGCGATCTGTCGGAGGCGATGGCGAATGCCGCGAGCGGCCTTGCCGCCGTCGCCGACGAGGAAGCCCTGCCGTTCGCGCCCGCAACCTTCGATCTGGTCTTAAGCGCGCTCGCGCTTCACTGGACCAACGACCTGCCCGGCGCGCTGCTGCAAATCCGGCGCGCCCTCAAGCCCGACGGCCTTTTCCTCGGCGCGCTGTTCGGCGCCGACACGCTGCAGGAGCTGCGCCGCGCGCTGACCGAAGCCGAATTGGAGGTCGCGGGCGGGGCCAGCCCCCGCGTCGCGCCGTTCGCCGACGTGCGCGATTTGGGCGCGCTGCTGCAGCGCGCGGGCTTCGCGCTGCCGGTCGTCGACCGCGACACGATCACCGTCTCCTACACCGACCCCCTGCGCCTGATGCGGGACTTGCGCGGCATGGGCGAAGCCAATGCGGTCGCGGCGCGCCCCAAGCGGTTTTCGCGCCGTGCCCTGTTCGCCGCCGCGACCGAGCGTTATCTTCGCGTTTCGCGTGGCGCCGGGTCCGATGGCCGCGTGCCGGCGACCTTCCAGGTGATATTCCTGACCGCCTGGGCCCCGCACCCCGGCCAGCAACGGCCCTTGAAACCCGGCAGCGCCACGACTCGCCTCGCCCAAGCCCTCGACGCCGAAACCCGGAACCCGCGCCGATGA
- the sfsA gene encoding DNA/RNA nuclease SfsA encodes MKFPTPLVRGTLLRRYKRFLADVELDGRGTVTAHCANPGSMLSVNAPGSEVWLSQSPDPARKLRYSWELIRVGDTLVGINTQHPNRLVEEAIHYKKIPELAGYAALRREVRYGTNSRIDLLLEDPQRPSCHVEVKNVTMKRDLAPSAPAEFPDSPTARGKKHLDELARVAARGGRAVMFFLVQRQDARAFAVAADIDPAYARGLARAKAEGVEVLCYGCRVSPREIHLAGPLVIGL; translated from the coding sequence ATGAAATTTCCGACGCCCCTGGTGCGCGGCACGCTGCTCAGGCGCTACAAGCGCTTCCTCGCCGATGTCGAACTCGACGGCCGCGGGACGGTGACCGCCCATTGCGCCAACCCGGGCTCGATGCTGAGCGTAAACGCGCCCGGCTCGGAGGTATGGCTCTCCCAATCTCCCGACCCCGCGCGCAAGCTCCGTTATTCGTGGGAGTTGATCCGGGTCGGCGACACGCTCGTCGGCATCAACACCCAGCATCCCAATCGGCTGGTGGAGGAGGCGATCCACTACAAAAAAATTCCCGAGCTCGCCGGGTACGCCGCCTTGCGCCGCGAGGTGCGCTACGGCACGAATTCGCGCATCGACCTGCTGCTCGAAGATCCGCAGCGGCCTTCGTGCCACGTCGAGGTCAAGAACGTGACCATGAAACGCGACCTTGCGCCGTCCGCGCCGGCGGAGTTTCCCGATTCCCCGACCGCGCGCGGGAAAAAGCATCTCGATGAACTCGCCCGGGTGGCGGCCCGCGGCGGGCGGGCGGTGATGTTTTTTCTGGTCCAGCGCCAGGACGCCCGCGCCTTTGCCGTGGCCGCCGATATCGACCCGGCCTACGCCCGGGGGCTCGCCCGCGCCAAGGCCGAGGGCGTCGAGGTGCTGTGCTACGGTTGCCGCGTGAGTCCACGCGAAATCCACCTCGCCGGCCCGCTTGTCATCGGACTTTAG
- the map gene encoding type I methionyl aminopeptidase, which translates to MDFGERQSAHRAPRHVKIHGAEDFAAMRKAGRLAAEVLDFVTPYVKPGVTTEALDRLCHDFIVGAGAVPAPLNYRGFPKSICASVNHVVCHGIPGPKTLENGDIVNLDITVILDGWYGDTSRMFYVGEVGVKARRLVEATFEAMWKGIEAVRPGATLGDIGHAIQMHAEARRFSVVRDFCGHGIGRVFHDAPNIMHFGKPGEGLVLKAGMFFTIEPMINAGRFEVKILDDGWTAVTRDRSLSAQFEHTVGVNADGYEVFTLSPRGWHQPPYPAP; encoded by the coding sequence ATGGATTTCGGCGAACGGCAAAGCGCGCACCGCGCCCCCCGCCACGTCAAGATTCACGGGGCGGAGGATTTCGCCGCCATGCGCAAGGCGGGAAGACTCGCCGCCGAGGTGCTCGACTTCGTCACCCCTTACGTCAAGCCCGGGGTAACGACCGAGGCGCTCGATCGCCTCTGCCACGATTTCATCGTCGGCGCGGGCGCCGTGCCGGCGCCGCTCAATTACCGCGGCTTTCCGAAATCCATCTGCGCGTCGGTCAACCACGTCGTCTGCCACGGCATTCCCGGTCCCAAGACGCTGGAGAACGGCGACATCGTCAACCTCGACATCACCGTGATCCTGGACGGCTGGTACGGCGACACCAGCCGCATGTTCTATGTGGGCGAGGTGGGCGTGAAGGCGCGCAGGCTGGTGGAAGCGACCTTCGAGGCGATGTGGAAGGGGATCGAGGCCGTGCGGCCGGGAGCGACGCTCGGCGATATCGGCCACGCCATCCAGATGCACGCCGAGGCGCGGCGCTTTTCCGTGGTGCGCGATTTCTGCGGTCACGGCATCGGGCGCGTGTTTCACGACGCGCCCAACATCATGCATTTCGGCAAACCCGGCGAAGGCCTGGTCTTGAAGGCCGGCATGTTCTTCACCATCGAGCCGATGATCAACGCCGGGCGCTTCGAGGTGAAGATCCTCGACGACGGCTGGACGGCGGTGACGCGCGATCGTTCGCTGTCGGCCCAGTTCGAGCACACCGTCGGCGTCAACGCCGACGGCTATGAAGTGTTCACCCTGTCGCCCAGGGGCTGGCACCAACCGCCCTACCCCGCGCCTTGA
- a CDS encoding JAB domain-containing protein, with the protein MAPTALPRALTAPEGKSPHAGHRRRLRDRFLKGGSGALADYELLELVLCLAHPRGDTKPLAKRLIARFGSFAAVLAAESERVREVEGAGETTAAALAVVRAAAERLAREEAMVKPVLSSWQALTDYLRVSMARETREQFRVLFLNRKNMLIADEVQGQGTIDHTPLYPREVVKRALEHGAAALILVHNHPSGDPTPSKADIAMTREVKDACAKLGIVLHDHLIVSKHGTASLKSMGML; encoded by the coding sequence CTGGCACCAACCGCCCTACCCCGCGCCTTGACCGCGCCCGAGGGCAAATCCCCCCATGCCGGCCATCGCCGACGGCTGCGCGATCGATTCCTCAAGGGCGGCTCGGGCGCGCTTGCCGACTATGAATTGCTGGAATTGGTCCTCTGTCTCGCCCACCCGCGCGGCGACACCAAGCCGCTGGCCAAGCGCCTGATCGCCCGCTTCGGCTCGTTCGCCGCCGTGCTCGCCGCCGAATCCGAACGCGTCCGCGAGGTCGAGGGCGCCGGCGAGACCACCGCCGCCGCTCTCGCCGTGGTGCGCGCGGCGGCCGAACGGCTGGCGCGCGAGGAGGCGATGGTCAAGCCCGTGCTGTCGTCCTGGCAGGCGCTGACCGATTACCTGCGCGTCAGTATGGCGCGCGAAACCCGCGAGCAGTTCCGCGTGCTGTTCCTCAATCGCAAGAACATGCTGATCGCCGACGAGGTCCAGGGTCAGGGCACCATCGACCATACGCCCCTCTATCCGCGCGAGGTGGTCAAGCGCGCCCTCGAGCACGGCGCCGCCGCGCTCATCCTCGTCCACAACCATCCGAGCGGCGATCCGACGCCCTCCAAGGCCGACATCGCGATGACGCGCGAGGTCAAGGACGCCTGCGCCAAGCTCGGCATCGTGCTGCACGATCACCTGATCGTGTCGAAGCACGGCACGGCATCCCTGAAGTCGATGGGGATGTTGTAG
- a CDS encoding FixH family protein, translating into MLSRAFFFIVFGLILAVAGSFLAVVLFFGDGSGSSAGRPNAPALGTIAAAGTFEGRTPAWTVRGRLIETPMGIVRIEFQVQDRNNGPMPKDARVDVGFEMVGHAMPPTRATVEHLAPGVYRATGPVTMSGRWRIDIRLPDGTFQHVIDIGR; encoded by the coding sequence ATGCTGTCGCGAGCGTTCTTCTTCATCGTCTTCGGATTAATTCTGGCGGTGGCCGGAAGCTTTCTTGCCGTTGTCCTATTTTTCGGGGACGGCAGCGGTTCGTCGGCCGGCCGGCCGAACGCGCCAGCGCTCGGGACCATTGCTGCCGCCGGCACCTTCGAGGGGCGGACCCCGGCGTGGACCGTGCGCGGGCGCCTGATCGAGACGCCGATGGGCATAGTCCGCATCGAATTCCAGGTCCAGGATCGAAACAATGGCCCCATGCCGAAAGATGCCCGGGTCGATGTCGGTTTTGAAATGGTCGGGCATGCGATGCCTCCAACCCGTGCGACGGTCGAACATCTGGCGCCCGGCGTGTATCGCGCGACGGGACCGGTCACCATGTCCGGGCGGTGGCGAATCGATATTCGCCTTCCCGATGGAACCTTTCAGCACGTGATCGACATCGGAAGGTGA